Proteins encoded by one window of Pseudonocardia alni:
- a CDS encoding acyl-CoA dehydrogenase family protein gives MPKEPTRLPKPELDLDPDHPHVADWFHYADLLTDAERADLRRVREFLRAEVAPVVLEAWDRAEFPMQLVKGFAGLDLAGAGYADPPASRLFLGFLHAEISRVDPSVNSFYGVHTGLAMGSIHAGGTPEQRERWLPAMSRMDSIGAFGLTEPHGGSDVAGGMETTATRDGDEWVLDGEKRWIGNATFADLVIVWARDTDPDAGGAVRGFVVPSPSEGMTITKIEGKQSLRIVQNADILLDRVRVPESHRLSGGSGTFRDAGLVLQRTRANAAWGAVGVQMAAYELALSYAAQREQFGRPIGGFQLMQDLLVRMLGNVSASLGMAVRNAQLLDEGRGSDAHSSLVKEFCATRMRETVALGRQLVGGNGVVLENRIAKYFADAEAMFSFEGTREMNTLIVGKAITGQSAFVR, from the coding sequence ATGCCGAAGGAGCCCACGCGTCTGCCGAAGCCCGAGCTGGACCTCGACCCGGACCACCCGCACGTCGCGGACTGGTTCCACTACGCCGACCTGCTCACCGACGCCGAGCGCGCCGACCTGCGCCGGGTGCGGGAGTTCCTGCGCGCCGAGGTCGCCCCCGTCGTGCTGGAGGCCTGGGACCGGGCCGAGTTCCCGATGCAGCTCGTGAAGGGCTTCGCGGGCCTCGATCTCGCGGGGGCCGGCTACGCCGACCCGCCGGCGTCGCGGCTGTTCCTGGGGTTCCTGCACGCGGAGATCTCCCGGGTGGACCCGTCGGTCAACAGCTTCTACGGCGTCCACACGGGTCTCGCGATGGGCTCGATCCACGCCGGCGGCACGCCCGAGCAGCGCGAGCGCTGGCTGCCCGCGATGTCCCGGATGGACTCGATCGGTGCGTTCGGGCTGACCGAGCCGCACGGCGGGTCCGACGTGGCCGGTGGCATGGAGACCACCGCCACCCGCGACGGCGACGAGTGGGTCCTCGACGGCGAGAAGCGCTGGATCGGCAACGCCACCTTCGCCGACCTGGTCATCGTGTGGGCCCGCGACACCGACCCGGACGCCGGCGGCGCGGTCCGCGGGTTCGTCGTGCCGTCACCGTCGGAGGGCATGACGATCACGAAGATCGAGGGCAAGCAGTCGCTGCGGATCGTGCAGAACGCCGACATCCTGCTCGACCGGGTCCGGGTGCCGGAGTCGCACCGGCTCTCCGGCGGCTCGGGCACCTTCCGCGACGCCGGCCTGGTCCTGCAGCGCACCCGGGCCAACGCCGCCTGGGGTGCGGTCGGGGTGCAGATGGCCGCCTACGAGCTGGCGCTGTCCTACGCCGCCCAGCGGGAGCAGTTCGGCCGCCCGATCGGCGGGTTCCAGCTGATGCAGGACCTGCTGGTGCGGATGCTCGGCAACGTGAGCGCCTCGCTGGGGATGGCGGTCCGCAACGCCCAGCTGCTCGACGAGGGCCGGGGCTCGGACGCGCACTCGTCGCTGGTGAAGGAGTTCTGCGCGACCCGGATGCGCGAGACCGTCGCGCTCGGGCGTCAGCTCGTCGGCGGCAACGGGGTGGTGCTGGAGAACCGGATCGCGAAGTACTTCGCCGACGCCGAGGCGATGTTCTCCTTCGAGGGCACCCGGGAGATGAACACCCTGATCGTCGGGAAGGCGATCACCGGGCAGAGCGCGTTCGTGCGGTGA
- a CDS encoding putative bifunctional diguanylate cyclase/phosphodiesterase has product MSEQESRAGHRPGASVGDPAGGRAEQAPGARRDRDRDPGLAGDLARAFAGPGGTPAGRARPGPDDEPLLDRAEALNLAAAPDAEISGAGFGEPPFGSARRLPGAPRPAGPAPSVAEAAPGPGTPGTGAVGADGADHSAVQLPPSPAMVCDAGGVVVHTNAALRRLAGSADPTGMRLPQLLVGPDSDARLVRADRRLARVKVVRWNQPGDRTVVLLTPFPDAAPAPSDEAPALDLERATRSGTWTFDLQAGTLTRSEGLVELYRALGVRPDGPDGPIEGEQVERVCRMLRRGPDAAPEPTTAHSSEIRPQGGAVLSCRTRIDRTPGGAPLRLIGTVQDVSDRRRAESRAQRSGQRFADLVATITTGVAMLDGRGRIVDANPALCQLLDADLETLRGVPARSLSAEPQSDLRGGLPDWLRDPSHPEPTYRIESLPLLRADGTRVDCEVVVNAAPSDDGRPFWLLVVTDVGERRRAADVLREADTVDPLTRLPNRAGLLELADRLLAGPDAARVAVVCGDVDDFARVNTGLGHDAGDTLLVELAGRLQRELPYHCTAGRLSADEFAVVCADVDEVGGPQALAAVVAGLLRGDVTVAGRPITLTASVGVAGRDAAVAGPQADARGPRGDDLLRSAEVAVREAKQRGRGTVAVAERGAVAPARRQLELEAELRAAIEGDALRLEYQPVVAPDGTVLSAEALLRWSHPVHGEVSPGEFLPVAQRGGLQRDLDLWVLRTAATEAATWPRAGQAVGVAVNLAGLLPADPSFLADVTAIVEGAGLPWNQLVLELVETSLVALPRPALDAMSELVRRGVRFAVDDFGTGYSSLARLKELPAQTVKVDRAFVTGVGTDPADFALARAVVEVARAMGRKTVAEGVETAEQFHVLRGLGVDAFQGWLFARSLRPDDLHRVLRGGGLPTPATSATPADGTPGVW; this is encoded by the coding sequence GTGTCGGAGCAGGAATCGCGGGCGGGACACCGTCCGGGTGCATCGGTCGGGGACCCGGCCGGTGGACGCGCGGAGCAGGCACCGGGTGCCCGCCGCGACAGGGACCGGGACCCCGGTCTCGCCGGTGACCTCGCCCGGGCCTTCGCCGGTCCCGGCGGCACCCCGGCGGGCCGCGCCCGGCCCGGTCCCGACGACGAGCCGCTCCTCGACCGGGCGGAGGCCCTGAACCTCGCCGCCGCACCGGACGCCGAGATCTCCGGCGCGGGCTTCGGGGAGCCGCCGTTCGGCAGCGCCCGCCGCCTCCCCGGTGCGCCGCGCCCGGCCGGCCCGGCCCCGTCGGTCGCCGAGGCGGCCCCCGGCCCGGGGACCCCCGGGACCGGGGCCGTGGGTGCCGACGGTGCCGACCACTCCGCGGTGCAGCTCCCGCCCTCGCCCGCGATGGTCTGCGACGCCGGGGGCGTCGTCGTCCACACCAACGCCGCACTCCGCCGCCTCGCCGGCTCCGCCGACCCGACCGGCATGCGGCTCCCGCAGCTGCTCGTCGGCCCGGACTCCGACGCCCGTCTGGTCCGTGCCGACCGCCGCCTGGCCCGGGTCAAGGTCGTCCGCTGGAACCAGCCGGGTGACCGCACCGTCGTGCTGCTCACCCCGTTCCCCGACGCCGCGCCCGCGCCGTCGGACGAGGCGCCCGCGCTCGACCTCGAGCGCGCCACCCGCTCCGGCACCTGGACCTTCGACCTGCAGGCCGGGACGCTGACCCGCAGCGAGGGGCTCGTCGAGCTCTACCGCGCGCTCGGCGTGCGCCCCGACGGCCCCGACGGGCCCATCGAGGGCGAGCAGGTCGAGCGCGTCTGCCGGATGCTGCGCCGCGGCCCGGACGCAGCGCCGGAGCCCACCACCGCGCACAGCTCCGAGATCCGCCCCCAGGGCGGCGCGGTGCTGTCGTGCCGCACCCGGATCGACCGCACCCCCGGTGGTGCCCCGCTGCGCCTGATCGGGACCGTGCAGGACGTGTCCGACCGGCGCCGGGCCGAGTCCCGCGCGCAGCGCTCCGGGCAGCGGTTCGCCGATCTCGTCGCCACCATCACCACCGGCGTCGCGATGCTCGACGGACGCGGACGGATCGTCGACGCCAACCCGGCGCTCTGCCAGCTGCTCGACGCCGACCTGGAGACCCTGCGCGGCGTCCCGGCACGCAGCCTGTCCGCCGAGCCCCAGTCCGACCTGCGCGGCGGACTGCCGGACTGGCTGCGTGACCCGTCGCACCCCGAGCCGACCTACCGGATCGAGTCGCTGCCGCTGCTGCGCGCCGACGGGACCCGGGTCGACTGCGAGGTCGTGGTCAACGCCGCGCCCTCCGACGACGGCCGCCCGTTCTGGCTGCTCGTCGTCACCGACGTGGGGGAGCGCCGCCGCGCCGCCGACGTGCTCCGCGAGGCCGACACCGTCGACCCGCTGACCCGGCTGCCCAACCGGGCCGGGCTGCTGGAGCTCGCCGACCGGCTGCTGGCCGGGCCGGACGCCGCCCGGGTCGCCGTGGTCTGCGGCGACGTCGACGACTTCGCCCGCGTCAACACCGGCCTCGGCCACGACGCCGGCGACACCCTGCTCGTCGAGCTGGCCGGGCGGCTGCAGCGCGAGCTGCCGTACCACTGCACGGCCGGGCGGCTGTCGGCCGACGAGTTCGCGGTGGTCTGCGCCGACGTCGACGAGGTCGGCGGACCGCAGGCGCTCGCCGCCGTCGTCGCCGGGTTGCTGCGCGGCGACGTCACCGTGGCCGGCAGGCCGATCACGCTGACCGCCTCGGTCGGCGTCGCCGGGCGGGACGCCGCCGTGGCCGGCCCGCAGGCCGACGCCCGCGGCCCCCGCGGCGACGACCTGCTGCGCTCGGCCGAGGTCGCGGTGCGCGAGGCCAAGCAGCGCGGACGCGGCACGGTCGCCGTCGCCGAGCGGGGCGCCGTCGCCCCGGCGCGCCGCCAGCTGGAGCTGGAGGCCGAGCTGCGCGCCGCGATCGAGGGCGACGCGCTGCGCCTGGAGTACCAGCCGGTCGTCGCGCCGGACGGCACCGTGCTGTCCGCCGAGGCACTGCTGCGCTGGTCGCACCCGGTGCACGGCGAGGTCTCGCCCGGCGAGTTCCTGCCCGTCGCCCAGCGCGGCGGCCTGCAGCGCGACCTGGACCTGTGGGTGCTGCGCACCGCGGCCACCGAGGCCGCGACCTGGCCCCGTGCCGGGCAGGCCGTCGGCGTCGCGGTGAACCTGGCCGGGCTGCTGCCGGCCGACCCGTCGTTCCTGGCCGACGTCACCGCCATCGTCGAGGGCGCCGGGCTGCCGTGGAACCAGCTGGTGCTCGAGCTCGTCGAGACCAGCCTGGTCGCGCTGCCGCGCCCCGCGCTGGACGCGATGAGCGAGCTCGTGCGCCGCGGCGTCCGCTTCGCCGTCGACGACTTCGGCACCGGCTACTCGTCGCTGGCCCGGCTCAAGGAGCTCCCGGCGCAGACGGTCAAGGTCGACCGCGCCTTCGTCACCGGCGTCGGCACCGACCCGGCCGACTTCGCGCTCGCCCGCGCCGTCGTCGAGGTCGCGCGCGCGATGGGCCGCAAGACCGTCGCCGAGGGCGTCGAGACCGCGGAGCAGTTCCACGTCCTGCGCGGCCTCGGGGTCGACGCGTTCCAGGGCTGGCTGTTCGCCCGCTCGCTGCGCCCCGACGACCTGCACCGTGTGCTGCGGGGCGGCGGCCTGCCCACCCCGGCGACGAGCGCGACCCCGGCCGACGGGACCCCGGGCGTCTGGTGA